From Glycine max cultivar Williams 82 chromosome 11, Glycine_max_v4.0, whole genome shotgun sequence, the proteins below share one genomic window:
- the LOC100777765 gene encoding probable methyltransferase PMT11 — protein MTGDFLRTPLTLKIATFFFIAVTFFYFGKHWSDGYQQLVFFTQRSDSDPNSNPVVSTSPNYAKPFNVSALIENNSQPAPPENVPPPPPEEGSIEKLGVVNENGTMSDEFEVGDFDPGMVEQWVNETQVDESEGSSSSPSSTSDSDVGFGIKKFGLCPREMSEYIPCLDNEDAIRKLPSTEKGERFERHCPEQGRGLNCLVPAPNGYRTPIPWPRSRDEVWYNNVPHTRLVEDKGGQNWISRDKDKFKFPGGGTQFIHGANEYLDHISKMIPDITFGKHIRVVLDVGCGVASFGAYLLSRNVVTMSVAPKDVHENQIQFALERGVPAMAAAFATRRLLYPSQAFDLVHCSRCRINWTRDDGILLLEVNRMLRAGGYFVWAAQPVYKHEEVLEEQWEEMLNLTTRLCWNFLKKDGYIAVWQKPSDNSCYLDREEGTKPPMCDPSDDPDNVWYADLKACISELPKNMYGANVTEWPARLQSPPDRLQTIKLDAFTSRSELFRAESKYWNEIIASNVRVLHWKKIRLRNVMDMRAGFGGFAAALIDQNLDSWVMNVVPVSGPNTLPVIYDRGLIGVMHDWCEAFDTYPRTYDLLHAANLLSVEKKRCNVSSIMLEMDRILRPGGRVYIRDSLDIMDELQEIAKAIGWHVMLRDTEEGPHASYRVLVCDKHLLLS, from the exons ATGACCGGCGATTTTCTCCGGACACCCCTCACTTTGAAGATCGCCACTTTCTTCTTCATCGCCGTCACATTCTTCTACTTCGGCAAGCATTGGTCCGATGGCTACCAGCAACTCGTCTTCTTCACTCAGCGATCCGACTCGGATCCGAACTCCAACCCGGTCGTTTCCACGTCCCCGAATTACGCCAAACCATTCAACGTCTCCGCCCTAATTGAGAACAACTCCCAACCGGCGCCGCCGGAAAATGTTCCTCCGCCGCCGCCGGAGGAGGGGTCGATCGAGAAACTGGGGGTGGTGAACGAGAATGGCACGATGTCCGATGAGTTCGAGGTGGGGGATTTCGATCCGGGAATGGTGGAACAGTGGGTGAACGAGACTCAGGTTGATGAGAGCGagggttcttcttcttctccttcttctactTCTGATTCTGATGTGGGATTTGGGATCAAGAAGTTCGGGTTGTGCCCGCGCGAGATGAGCGAGTATATACCGTGTTTGGACAACGAGGACGCGATTCGGAAGCTTCCTTCGACGGAGAAAGGGGAGAGGTTCGAGCGGCATTGCCCTGAGCAAGGTCGAGGGTTGAATTGCTTGGTTCCTGCACCCAATGGGTACCGTACCCCTATTCCATGGCCTAGAAGCCGAGATGAG GTATGGTACAATAATGTTCCTCATACACGTCTTGTTGAAGATAAGGGAGGCCAAAACTGGATTTCTAGAGACAAGGATAAGTTTAAATTCCCGGGAGGTGGTACACAGTTTATACATGGGGCAAATGAATACTTGGACCATATTTCTAAG ATGATTCCTGATATTACATTTGGCAAGCATATAAGGGTGGTTCTTGATGTTGGCTGTGGCGTTGCAAGTTTTGGTGCGTACTTACTGTCACGGAATGTTGTCACCATGTCTGTTGCTCCCAAGGATGTTCATGAAAATCAGATTCAGTTTGCTCTTGAGCGTGGCGTACCAGCAATGGCAGCAGCATTTGCTACTAGACGCTTGTTATATCCAAGTCAAGCTTTTGACTTGGTACATTGTTCACGCTGTAGAATTAATTGGACTAGAGATG ATGGGATACTGCTGCTTGAAGTCAATAGGATGCTAAGAGCAGGAGGGTACTTTGTCTGGGCTGCCCAGCCGGTTTATAAGCATGAAGAAGTTTTAGAAGAACAATGGGAAG AGATGCTTAATCTTACCACTCGACTCTGCtggaattttttgaaaaaagatgGGTACATTGCAGTATGGCAGAAACCTTCTGACAATAGTTGCTATCTAGACCGTGAGGAAGGAACTAAACCTCCAATGTGTGACCCAAGTGATGACCCAGACAATGTTTG GTATGCTGATCTAAAAGCATGCATCTCTGAATTGCCTAAGAACATGTATGGAGCAAATGTTACTGAATGGCCTGCACGTTTGCAAAGCCCCCCTGATAGGCTTCAAACCATAAAGCTTGATGCTTTCACATCCAGATCAGAGCTTTTTAGGGCAGAATCAAAATACTGGAATGAAATAATAGCAAGCAATGTTCGTGTTTTGCACTGGAAAAAAATCAGATTAAGAAATGTTATGGACATGCGAGCAGGTTTTGGAGg ATTTGCAGCAGCATTGATTGATCAGAATCTTGACAGCTGGGTTATGAATGTGGTTCCTGTTAGTGGTCCAAACACCTTGCCTGTTATATATGACCGTGGGTTAATTGGAGTTATGCATGACTG GTGTGAGGCATTTGACACCTACCCAAGAACCTATGATTTATTGCATGCTGCAAACCTACTTTCTGTTGAGAAAAAAAG ATGCAATGTCTCATCCATTATGCTTGAGATGGATCGGATACTAAGACCTGGCGGACGTGTGTACATTCGCGATTCTCTTGATATCATGGATGAACTTCAAGAGATTGCCAAGGCAATAGGCTGGCACGTGATGTTGCGAGACACAGAGGAGGGGCCTCATGCAAGTTATAGGGTATTGGTTTGTGATAAGCACTTGCTACTCTCTTAA